From Alloacidobacterium dinghuense:
TTGAGGTCACATATACGGCGATCCCGTTTTCAAGGAAACGCAATTGCTCCAGGCGTTCTATCGCTTCCAACCTGCTGGTAGCGAGTTTGGGAAAGCGGTCTAGCGCGGACTTGCGATAAGCGTAAATGCCGAGATGCTTTTGATAGGGAATGCCGCCGACGCCATCGCGATCAAACGGAATTGCAGCGCGTGAGAAATACAGCGCCCATCCGTCAGAGGCAGTCACTACCTTCACTGCGTTGGGATTGTGAATCAATTCCGGAGCGCATGGCGTTGAGAGCGTGGCTACTTCCACTTCAGGTCGCGTCATCGGTTCGAGAAGCGCGTCGAGATGCTGAGGCCGAAGCATCGGCTCATCGCCCTGAATGTTGACGTAGACATCTGCCGCGATGGATTGCGCGACGGCATAGACGCGATCGGACCCGCTGGCGCAGTCTTCAGGGGTAAAGACTGCAGGAAAGTTGCGCGAGTGCGCAAAGCTCATGATCTCCTCTGAATCAGTCGCGATCAGCAACTGATCGAGTTGCGCGCAGGCACGGGCTGCACGATAGACCCAGGCCAGCATGGGCTCGCCGGCAATTTCGCGTAGAACCTTGCGCGGCAAGCGGGTGGACGTGAGTCGCGCAGGGATAACACCTAAAATACGCACTTCATGCTCCCAATGTCGTTGAGACGATTAAGAGCTTAGTTTAACGAATCGCGTTCCGATCATGGGCATTGCCAACAGCACAAGGAGAAGCGCCAGATTCAACCAGGCAAACCAGTCGCCGAAGCGTGAATAGATTGTCGCGTCATGCCGGACCGGAACCGTGGCAATCACGGTTGCAAATGGCACGCCCAGCGTGTCGCGCTCGGCGAGTATGCGGCCACGATCATCTGTAACTGTCAATATGCCAAGCTTCGCCGAACGCGCGATGCTGAATCCACTCTCGACACCACGCAGCACCGCCATCCGTCCATGCAGCCAGCCATCTTGCACGAAATCCCACGCAGGCACAAGCAACAAGCCAATGCCATCCTGAGAATATTGCCGGCTCAAATGCGGGAAATCCATATCCTTGCAGATCTGCATGCCCCATTTACCGGACGCGTCCGTAACGACAGCACGATTTGTACCGGGCGTTTCTTCCTCAAAATGGGGCAGCAGGTGATGCTTGTTATAGGAAGCAACAAACGATCCTTTTGGCGAATAGAGTCGCTCCTGGTTCCATGTCGCGTTGGAAGTACTTTGGTCGATCCCCACAGCCACGTAAGCATCGGTCTGCTTCGCCATCTGCCCCATAAAGGCGTCGAATCCTGCCTGGGACGCATCTGTCACGGGCCCGCTATGCTCGGGTAGAACGAAGATCTGAACGCCTTGTGCCGCTAAAGGTTTCATCTGCTCCGCATATCGCTGAAAAATTGCCTCAGCCTGCGCCGTGGTCTGGGGATGAATGTTGGCCGATTCATCAGAAGCGATGAGAGCCACCTTCACAGTCGCCGAATCCCTGGGAGTGGCAGCTAGACGCCAGATTCCGTATCCGAAAACACACGCGAGAAAAACAAACACGGCGAGCACCAGCGAAATCTTTGTCGAAACAGTTCCGCTGCTGCACATGGCAGCAACTGTAGAGGCAAA
This genomic window contains:
- the kdsB gene encoding 3-deoxy-manno-octulosonate cytidylyltransferase — its product is MRILGVIPARLTSTRLPRKVLREIAGEPMLAWVYRAARACAQLDQLLIATDSEEIMSFAHSRNFPAVFTPEDCASGSDRVYAVAQSIAADVYVNIQGDEPMLRPQHLDALLEPMTRPEVEVATLSTPCAPELIHNPNAVKVVTASDGWALYFSRAAIPFDRDGVGGIPYQKHLGIYAYRKSALDRFPKLATSRLEAIERLEQLRFLENGIAVYVTSTPFDTIGVDTEEDLQAAEQFLLNQQDK
- a CDS encoding apolipoprotein N-acyltransferase — encoded protein: MALKLSNSALVVLCLATSAALFFLGTGLAPVWLFTWLAAIPVLWIAPRVSAADAFLLAVAAYALGGLNEWSYSRTVLPTLLVVCILLATACLFAIAVLLFRSRIVRGKLWQAVLIVPAFWVSCEYLIAVTSVHGTFGNISYSQMNFLPILQIASVTGIWGISFCIFLFASTVAAMCSSGTVSTKISLVLAVFVFLACVFGYGIWRLAATPRDSATVKVALIASDESANIHPQTTAQAEAIFQRYAEQMKPLAAQGVQIFVLPEHSGPVTDASQAGFDAFMGQMAKQTDAYVAVGIDQSTSNATWNQERLYSPKGSFVASYNKHHLLPHFEEETPGTNRAVVTDASGKWGMQICKDMDFPHLSRQYSQDGIGLLLVPAWDFVQDGWLHGRMAVLRGVESGFSIARSAKLGILTVTDDRGRILAERDTLGVPFATVIATVPVRHDATIYSRFGDWFAWLNLALLLVLLAMPMIGTRFVKLSS